TTTCCCCCACTGCTTTCAGACTTTTAATTAATGAAACAAACGGATTGTGAAAATAATGTTTCAATACTGATTTTAAtatcaagatatttttaaaactttctaaATCAAAATCTAACCCAGTGTATTATATTTGTGATTCAAACAGAGCAGCATGTGTTATGaccttttgcaaaattcagggGATGCCCAGATCATTTTAGAGATCACTTTGCCTCATTTACTCTGATGCTGCAGAAATCCCTCTCAACCAACGTCTTCATTCCTTCATCGACACAAAGTAGAAAAAGATCCTCTTCCTAGACCTCTAACAAGTTAATATCAACTGAACAATTTGTAGTAGTTTGCTGTATACAGTAGAGCAGTGCATACATTTGAACACGTAGCACAAAGAAACCTGCCGTgcacatttacccattcacaaATGCATCTCAGATACAGACCGCACGTCATGCAGAGAGCATTAGCTGAAGTTATTGATCGCACATGTTGGCAGACGGTTAAAAAAGTGTTCCATCAATTGTCCATGCTTAGTTTTATGTCTGCTGCAGTTGATGGTGCTCAATGGGAGAAAAAAGCACTTTTCTCAGTAATTAATCCATATTTGTTTCCTCCATCCACATGCTTTCATCTTGCTCTCCACATACTTCATGTCACCCATgtgctcttcttctctctctctctttctctctctctttctccacagATAATTGCCAATCATCACATGCAGTCCATCTCCTTCGCCTCTGGAGGAGACCCAGTGAGTCACCCAAAGACAGCTGAAACCTCACTCTTGACATTTTCTATCTgcatttccttccttccttccttccttccttcctgtcctCTGTCATTGTCTGTTCCTATGAATACCACTTACTCCATTGCTGCCTCTCTGGTTTGCAGTGCCTCTCTTCCAAGCCTGATCTCACTACGTCCTGTTATCTCTCTTTCAGCTTGGTGTCTGTTCTTAACTTCTTGTATGACTCAAAGGCTGCAGCTTTGCTTGATCTCTTTCTTCTACGTCTTCTTGTTCTCAACCTCTCTATTTGAAACCTGCCCTCACTTTTTCCTCTGATCGATTTTTCCCCCCTTACCCTCTTCCCCTAACCATCTTCTCCTGTCTCCCTCAGGATACGGCTGAGTACGTAGCATATGTGGCCAAAGACCCAGTCAACCAGAGAGGTGAGCAGAAACGGCAAAATGACACCTTCCCTCGGGCAGCATCTGCCAATATCAATCTAACAATTCAGGAaatctctgtctgcctgtgtctctgtctgtactGGGCTTTCATATTGAGAAAcgttcatcttatcggcttcacagttggcatgtgtgttgtttAGGGGTcaagaaagtgcagtgttgaatttggtgccaTTTAGACATgcaataataatacattaataAACGTCAGGCACcagctgattctccagtttgggTTGAGCGTCCTGAGTTGaagtgaacagctctttgtgctgcGGTCTATTCTGTGAACCAAGTCCTGCACCTGGTCTTTACTCACcatggctcaattactgcaggtcaccaTCACAGGCCAAGTAAACAGCCCATTTCAAACAGGCATGCTTACAATGGGCACTGCACAAGTGTATATATATCTTTTAAGTACATGTTTAAGTACATGGACAAACAGGATTTGAGTTTGCACCACCagcaaatactgtaaatataaacaatcataatataaatgaatcctgttaaataaatcaaatggcTCTATTAATAATTTTGTTTTGAGTTTGACACACTGCCAACTGAAGACATTACTGATCCAGAATGCAAAATCAGCATTACAAGAAACAAGACTGATTTGGTCTTTTTTTGGGGCTTCATTTATTTCTATGTGCTAAATTTGAACATGTGGCTTGAAGTAATTTTGATGAATAGAGTGGGACACCACTCGCAGAGCTGAGGAGCAACTGAATAAAGTAATTCTGGAAATTCGAgggaaaacagattttttatgTGTCCTCTCATATAGCATGTCATATCCTGGAGTGCTCAGAGGGTTTAGCCCAGGAAGTTATCAGCACCATCGGCCAGGCCTTCGAACTGCGTTTCAAACAGTACCTGAAGAACCCACCTAAACTGGTCACACCTCATGACAGGTAAACATCGATATGGTTTCTCTGCCCAAAAGTGTGTgcttatgtttgtttttttcctccccgtCACGTTTCTTAATCTGGCTTTGTTTCACCCCTTTCTCTCCCAGAATGGCTCCATTTGACGGCTCTGCatgggaggaagaagatgatgagGCTGCTCCGCCTCCTGATGTCCCTTACTATAATAATTTCCCTGGAAAACAGCCTCCCCCTGGTGGACTGGTTGACATGAGGACACGCCCAGGGGCAACGCTGGTGAGACGAAAACACACTCTACATACTGTATGCTTCAGCACATCCAAACACTGACAGCACTGCAGCTAAGAGATGATACACAGTATATAGAAAAAATGTGCTGTACAGAAGGCGTGTCAGGAATGCTCAGTTTTGAGCtgagaaaagtaaaacacaaccGTGACCCTGTTCTGTTTGATACAAACCCATTATTATTGACCTCTAAAACCCTCTCAGTAATTTGAGTATGTCCACATTGTGCAGTGACTCATTTGTTTGCGTGCCTCTGTCTTTGCAGCCGTATGGACAGCCAGGACAGAACGACATTCACAAGCAGCCTCTGCCGCCTCTACCAGGTGagatctgtctctgcctgcctgtctgcccctctctctcttgtctctgtgATTCACTGTGAGGCTGAAAGGAAATGACTCAGGGTATATTTCAGGCAGAATGAAGCGAGACTATGACACACCTAtttcccccccccacctctttATAAAGAGGTAGAGTAATTCCCCTCAGTGTAGAACGCTGCTTAATCATAATGAGTTTTATTGGAATTTGTCCGTAGGTATGGTTGAGGTCAATGCCACAATTAAAAAACCTTGGGCAGTTTTTGGCTCTATTATGTTTAAACCCATTACTCCTACCtatcttttgtctttgttgttttgttatcATCCTGTCTCAGCTTTAATGTGAACAGCTGATTGGAGACATGCAAAATGCCAAGGTTACTGATgtctttctttacttttttttttttcagtgggtGCCAAAGAAGGAGGGCGGGAGATGTTCGATGACCCCTCATACGTCAATGTGGACAAACCCCGCCCCCCAGTTGCAGCAAATGGAAATGCTCACAGAGATGCTTTTGACATGAGTAAGTGTCTAAGTCtcaatttctgtgtttttatattagtCACTGTGATGTATCATCTAGGTTTCATGAATCCAAGTGACTAACTTGCTTTCTGGTACTACAACATTTATTTCTTGTAAATGAcaagatgtttgttttgtaacctaaattaattaaaattgcTGCTAGCTGAAATGTGTAATAATTTCACCATGTAGCAAGCATAAGGGTTAATCATTGAAAAAGTAGCTGAGCAGTGTAATTTACATTCCATATGACGAGTGGAGCTGCCTGCAGAAGGCGGCCTTGAGGCGAGATAAGAGAAATAGAGTGCCTTTGTCCATTACAGGGGGCGTTTTATGTAACATGATTGGCTAAATGGTTAAAGCTTTTCATGTTAAAGGCACAGTCTGCTATCGGTGTACAGCACACATCTGTCAGAGGCCACGTGCATCTCTTGTACATAGTTCAATAATTTTAATGCCTCCTCTTTGGCATACAGCCACGTCCATTCGTCCATATGTATGACCCTATTTGTAGAACAATTTAAAGCACGTCTAATAGCGTAAAGTGATGAGCCTTTAACGTCCCAGAGGTCAAAGCGCAGCGACATTGCGACTTTGTCTCCTGCAACTTTACTGGTTGGATTCTAAATTCTACTTGTTCTAAATAGAAGTAGACAATAGCAAaggacaaaaatattttattcaaacacaaaaaaaaaagcaacattttacgtttatctgtgtctttctctaAAGAGCCGTTTGATGATGCCCTGGGGGTTTCTGGGCACGGTGGACAGAGCTCAGTGACAGCAGCGCCCCCTCTGGTGCAGCAGTTGCAATGTGAGGCCTGGTTCCATGGTAGCTTAAGTCGCAGAGAAGCGGAGAGGCTGCTGACCCGAGATGGCGACTTCCTAGTGCGGGAGTCTGGGACCACGCCCGGACAGTACGTCCTCACAGGGCAGCAGGGGGGGCAGCCCAAACACCTGCTACTAGTCGACCCAGAAGGAGTGGTGAGTCAGGGTGGGGGGAGGAGAAGAGCGAACAAGCAAGGGACAATTGAAAGTAGAGTTTTCCTTACACATGgttgtataagtgtgtgtgcagttaaccaaatttgttttgtctttcaggtTCGTACTAAAGATCATCGGTTTGAAAGTGTGAGTCACTTGATCAGCTACCACATGGACAACAGACTCCCCATCGTATCAGCTGGTAGCGAAGTGTGTCTGCAACAGCCAGTCGAGCGCAGGGCCTGATGCTGCAAAGACCAATGAAATACACCAccaaatatacacacactcctACTGCAATTCAGCACACAATCAAAACATCCACATGCTAAAAACACACGCAgcgacacacacatgaacacacatcgcaaagaaaaccaaaaagaaaaaaaaaaagatcaccaTTTTCTCTGCAAAATCACTTACTTGCTGCTGTTGCCACATGTCCCTGTCCTCTCTGAAAGCCAAACTGTGATCTGCAGTCCCTCCTCGACCCCACCAACCGTCAGGCGCATCGCTCCACAACGGAGAAGCACTGCTGCAATTTCTCAACAGCCTACTGTGAACCAGGGAGGAGCCCTACGCTCATTTCAGGAACGGgcagaaaacaaatgcaattttttttaacaaaaaaaaaatcacagctttgaattatgaaaaacaaaataaaaacaaaaacactttactAATACATGAAATTGTGAACCTGAAGAGTGAGGAGACGATGTGACGTGGATTGAGCTTGTGTTCTTTCATCTGGAGGAAATGATCTCCCTCCTCGGACTGTCGCTGGAGCATGTTTGGCAAAACCCAAACTGGAAGGAACCGGTTCTTTGTCTGAACCAggctgggacacacacactcccttcaGGTGTCACGTTAGCTATTTGGCTGCAAACCTGACTTTGACGTAACTCTGATGAATATGCATAAACCAGTCGGCTTCCGATTTAATCAGGAGGGCCACGTTAGAGACTTTTGAACTTTGAGTTGGAGCTGATGAGAAAAGCCTGTATGCAAAACTGGGACTGCTATGCCAATGACCATCATAtatctgtttatttcatgtgttttgttctATCTTGGGACTCATTATTAATCGGACATTACAGCTGTACTGCCCTAATCCCTCCGTAAATGCAGATACACGTGCACCACCTGTCATGCCAAAGAACATGAACTTGGTTGCTAACAGCAGAAGAGGAAGCCATTATAATTATCAACTGTTATCTTTCTTGTGTAATAATTGCAGCTTTGGGAGCTAATTAGAAGGACAGAATTGCACATAAAATGGGCCTGTGTTGGATGGAAGAAGAATGAAGGCGCTCGTGCCTGAACACATCGTCAGAAGGGCTTCGCTGTCACCTACAAACACAATAACTACATTTAGAGAAGCACGGACCACATCATTCTGAGCCACTGCTTCTCTTTGACATCTTAGTATGTGTTTGCATTGACAATCTATGGGTTATATCTTCACAGAGTAAACTGAAAGCAATGGAGTGTTGTTAAAGGAGAACCCTTTAAGCAGAGGCCGATAAGAAATGTCTAAGCAAAGAATTTTCCTCTGCAAAAAATGATGCAAAGTATGTCATAGTAAGTGTTTTGGTAAAACTTTTTGTGTATTGTAATGACGCTTTACTTTTTAATctcttgagggaatcattttttaaaagcttgtATCAAAAGAAATGGTTCTGTGGTAGCAGAAGATAAGGACATGCATGTTTTCGGAGCGTTGCTAACGATGAATTGTTGAGCCAAACGCTGCTCCTAGGtgtgctgtttaaaaaaaacaaaaaaaaaactggaggaTCCGAAGGGAGAcgttctcctctcctcttcctcctccatcaactcatgacattgttttttatatctttttatatCGTGCCTTGTTTCTTCGATGCAGTCACATCACTTCAAAGCAGTCACCTTATGTACTTAATTCAAATGTAGTCACCTACAGGAGAATCTCACACAACCCTCTCAGTTAAAACAAAGACGCAAATATGACACTCCAGTAAACACACACGATCCGATCCAGTGATGGCAATCTCCTCTGATGCACATTCTTGCTTTAAGCATATATGTATAGTCACAGATACTTGATGTCACCATAGTGGGGATACTTCCTGACCACCTGTAAATAGCATCGGCTTTTAATTGGTCAGCTTGGTAAATGGTTAATGTTTGTTGTATATTTGAAGACCTAATTGATAAGTACCGCCACAAACCACAGCACTGCGGCAGCTCTCTAAGCCAATTGAACGTGTCAAAGAGATTGTCTTCAAACTCCTGAAATACGAGAAGGGATCTTTTCAGTTTAAACCTGAAGTTTTAACTCGTCCTAAAACCAAGAAGTGGTCTCACCTGTAATCTTACCATGCACACCAAACCAGAGTGAAGGCTGGGTCGGTCAGACACAAACCTCTACCGGTTGTGGTGTTTGTAGGTCAGAAAGAGGAAAACCAGAGCTtaaggttctgtgtgtgtgtgtgaccgacCCACCCAACACTGCATCATTAGACACCAGGTCCTGTGTTAACATAGTTCATCACAGTTGCCTTTGTTGCATGAAAATCCTGTCAAAAGTTGTTGGTgatagtgttgttgttgttgatgctgttgtacttttcttttttttgaaagCCAAAGGTTACTTTCAGATTGCGTGCACAGATTttgactttatatatatttctgttttaatactttttgttttgtttttagggAAACATGTCTGTGTACACCTGTATCTGAAAATATAGATTGCATATATAAATTCATATATCATTCATCTCTGTGCAAGATTGGCTTTTGGTATAattgtatatacagtatgaccTAAGTATTTGTTTCCATCTCATTCTTTACAGTCGTTAGCCATTTACACTcgtagcagcactttttttttgagggttcagcatcttgcccacaGGACACTTCAAAATGCAGACAAGGAAGACTGAAATCGAACTgcagaccttctggttggaggacgatcTCTCTGCCCCTCAGACACAGCCACACCtgtgtaataaaacatttaacttaaAATTAAACAGCACAGCACACACTGCTAGAAGGTACAGTATGATCCCCTGTCACATTCTGTCTGGAAACAAAAGACTGGGATGTACTGGAGCTGCTGGAACCCTCCTGTTTGTGAACAGAAGGGGGCTGATTCAGGGATTGTTAGAGCTCGGAGAGtctgtgtggtggtggtggggggcaCTTTACAAAAGAGTGGGGGGGCAGCGCACAGAAAAGGTAAACAAGGCCTTCAATCAATCAGTGGATGTTTGAAAGCAGAGAAGCGCCGAGAAAAAGCAGGATGTGAGTGGAGGCTGCCTGCAGGTCATGAAGGAGGTTATAAGTAGAGGAGCTGACCTTAGCTGTCGCACGAGCCTGGTCCAGACCCATCTGTCAGAcctctcctcctgttttttCCTCATCGATTGCCCTCCTTCTTGCCTCCTGCCTGATCGCTCCCCTTTCCTCTGCGGAGCCATGCATCCACAGCGTCCTCTTCCGCAAGCcatgccctcctcctccctgggACAGCACCTGCGGGACATGGCCATGGGTCTGGGACGGGGCAAGAACTTCCTGGGAGGAAACTTTGCCTACAGTTTCATCCAGTCGGTGAAGGAGTGCCTCTATTTccttctctgctgctggtgcATTAAAGAGATCCTGGACTGACAGACTGCAAGAGAGTAGATCAAGCGGTGAACCATTGATTTTTCCCCCCCGTTCATTGGCTCCTGTCGTGTAATTTAAACcatcttttatttcatcagAAATGGAGTGTTTGATCAGCGAAGCATTGGCAAGTATGAATTTTGTCTCATATGCAGATAGCGAAAAGAAATCTCTAATATACACTGGGTTTAATAATAAGTTTAATTTGAAGCACGAACAAAGAACAACTTTTTTCACCCCAATCTTTCTGCATCTACTTTTGCTAGTTGGTATTATCTAGTAAGTATATAGATGGCGATTATATATATAGAGCAAATggtaagaaataataatttacaaatGATGATGAGTATTTGACCATGTCTTTTGACCTCAGCTTCCCCCATAATGTTCAAACTAAAGTCACACCCTTGAATATATATGATGTTATCACCTACCCCAAAAAAGATGCTCTTAGTTTTAGAAAGTGTGTTTCATTGATGAATAGTTGACTATATCACAAAAATGGTCCAATGCGCTTACGTAcagatattttttgttgtttctgtttttcagggTCTATATACGATGCTCCTGTTGGGTTTTCAGGAAACGCAGTAGCATGTTTTCAGATGCTACACATGTTCACTGTGAGGTTGGTTATAGTTTCTTGAATGATCTAAGATCTGGAGGACTGGCTGACACCGCTGATGTTCACTGTACAAGACAAACTGCTGTGGACGTGAATAAAGGAACgaataaatagaaacaaatatattgtctgcatttttgttcattttgttctGATTAATTTGATTAAGAAATAGCTTAGATGCACTCTTGATTGAGACCTTGACCTGTATTCGTTTAAATTGACGAAGTTTGCAATGATTTATGTGTTCAGAACAACAGTGGATGAATTTTACAAGCTGTTAAACATGTAGAGGGAGGATCTTTGTAAACTGAACCTGGACACGTGcggagcagcagtgacagtgttTGAACCAGGGTTTGAGCTGAAGTCATCACCTGCATGTGTCAATCAACCTGGAAGCCTGCCTGGTGACGACGCGTCGCGATTGGAAGAGCTGGCATGAGAGGGGGCGGGACGGGAGCGAGCGCCGCCTGCGGATTGGAGGAGAAGGCGAGTGTCCGGGAGGAAACTTCCCCAAGTTGGATGCGAGGAGACGGACGCGTGTTTGAGCTCCTGCGTCAGACTGAAGAAGGCGACGCTCGGCGGTAAGAAGCTCTCCTCACTTAATGTTCTGTTCCTCCAGCAGGAAGTTTTCACAcgtgttgttgttattttcctTCCGTTTCGCAGTTCCGCCCACTTCCTTTCTTCTCGGTGGCTCGACCGAAAGTTTTGAGTTTAATGGCGAATGTCAACAAGTCTCCTTTTGCTCCACACCTGAGGTTATTTACCTCAGGAGCTCTCGGCCTCCACCGTCGAGTTGAAGACGTCAGTATCAGACGTGgggtttttctctctgtgtgacatGTCCTGCCCCaggcttctctctgtgtgttacaCTTTGATAACCTGTGTGTTCTTGGTGatgctgtgtgtgagagagctgcTGTGGACATGgtgcctcctcctctgcctcattcTCTTGAccttttttggtgtttttttcccttctcacACCAAGAAGATAAGAGGaggcctgcagctgcttctggctgcatttgtgcatgaaaaaactgtataaacaagtaaaaatgtatttatatcctcatgcaattttagtttttttttttaacagaaatgGTTTTATGGTCAGTGCCGTCAAGCCACAGCCACTTATATAGATCAGATAAGAGCAAGAGACATGTATTTCCCTCTGTTAAAGGCTGCCATCTTAgttgttcatttaaaaacaagtctTTTTAAAGCTGTCATTAGATCGCATTGCTGCCCCTGTTGTGTCTTCCATTGCCACCTCATGCATGCTCCCTCTTGATGTCTCCTCTCAATCTCTCTCCAGCTATATTTAGCCAGTATCTATTTAAACCTATATGCTCCACAATGCTCCCTGGGCCTCAGGCTGGATTCAGTAGACCTCTCTTGGGAGCCACTTGATTAGGAGACCTAAATTGCAGAGCTCGGAGAGAATTGAATCTGTGGAGTGATGTGTGTCATTATCCACCACAATGTTAACTGAAGGGGTTTTGTTCTTTTCTGCGTTCACTGAAAAAAAGCCAGACTACACTTGGTTAAAATATCTTGTGATGTTGTACTCTGCTGTGTTTGAAGGACAGGTTTTGCCAGGTGGTAGAATTTAAATGTCAGACTGGGTGTAAGCAGTTTTGTTGTTTAAATACACTACTGCAGTTGCAGGCGAAGAGGAAAATGGTAATTTTGAGATTCATATGCATTGTGCAAATATACAGTTTGGTTCTTTTGTAGACATCTATTCAACAGGCCACTAGCTTTGAAATGGACTGCCTACTCTGCTGCCTGTATCTCCAGTATGGTGCCGGCCGTAGTTACCAGTGTCTCTGCTGAAACATTTCCCAGCTAGTCAAAAggcatacaacacacacaaactactaATGAAGAGCTGAATGCTTCTCTGGGATTGGGActtcctgcacacacaaacacacacatgtacatacacagAGCAATCTGTTAACACCATGTTACATTAGGGCTTTATTTCCAGAATGGGTGAGGCCTCGCAGCAAAGCATATATTCAAATCCTGTCCATGTATAAACAAAGGAGGTACAACTCTAGAGCTGCAGTACTGACACTGTGACAATTATCTGAACAATCTGCACACTTGGGTTTGTTTTACCTTGTCATCAGAATTGATCTTAAGGTTATGAAGCCACAGAGACTACTTTTAAACCACTGTTAAACATATAATCTGTTCTGTATGTTCTTGTTTTGCAGGCGACAGGAAAAGCCTCCAGGGGTCATGTCTGGCAGCAACGGTGCGAACAACAGCTGGACCGTCCTCACTCCTGAGGTATCACCACACTGTAAAGAGCATAGCAATACAGTCGTTGTGCATGACCTCAATGActgcattatttaaaaaaacccaCCTTGTCCCAAATGATTTCTTTTGGGTCACCTGAATGTGAAGTAGGTTTCTATGATAAGACTCTGCCTCtccttactttttttttttttttttttaaaccagattTAGTTATTATTCAGATTGGTCGACTGGCTGTAGAAGGAACTGGCCAAAGGGATAGTTttaccctcacacacacacacacacacacacacacttactgccTTGCACAGTGGCACCTTGCTTAAGAGAGTCATGCTTATCACTGTCATTTGACagcctgtttgtctgttttcttctaGGAGACTGTCGCTGAAACCCTGAAGCCTCTGGCAGACCGAACAGAGAATCATGAAGAAAGTCTTACATCTGCAGCAGGTGCTCTTCACAATAAATCTGAGGATGTCTTTCATACTAACTTATTATAAGGTTTAGCTTTGTTGATTTCCCTTAcaacttttattcattttctttcttctcaaaatgtcaaaccaaaatgtaatataaaatttTTTAAAGTCAATTGAAGTGAAGCTCATCACTCTGCATGGACATGCTGTTGTCTGAAGTCAGAA
This region of Paralichthys olivaceus isolate ysfri-2021 chromosome 13, ASM2471397v2, whole genome shotgun sequence genomic DNA includes:
- the shc1 gene encoding SHC-transforming protein 1 isoform X3, with the translated sequence MNRLGGASRRARVEGGQLGGDEWTRHGSFVNKPTRGWLHSDSVVSTAGVCYSVRYMGCVEVLQSMRALDFNTRTQVTREAISVVCEAVPGAKGAQRRRKPSSRCMTSILGKSNLQFAGMTISLTISTSSLNLLASDCKQIIANHHMQSISFASGGDPDTAEYVAYVAKDPVNQRACHILECSEGLAQEVISTIGQAFELRFKQYLKNPPKLVTPHDRMAPFDGSAWEEEDDEAAPPPDVPYYNNFPGKQPPPGGLVDMRTRPGATLPYGQPGQNDIHKQPLPPLPVGAKEGGREMFDDPSYVNVDKPRPPVAANGNAHRDAFDMKPFDDALGVSGHGGQSSVTAAPPLVQQLQCEAWFHGSLSRREAERLLTRDGDFLVRESGTTPGQYVLTGQQGGQPKHLLLVDPEGVVRTKDHRFESVSHLISYHMDNRLPIVSAGSEVCLQQPVERRA
- the shc1 gene encoding SHC-transforming protein 1 isoform X1; amino-acid sequence: MELVPKTKYTHFRSESLSSNDETNSNPSSFPPSSPATPLTPSPGLPSSLSSSSLTPILPPSSPRPAENSPTTLCSFFPRMGSLRLGVSTTLLPGLKASSRPQQPQAPVESSGDDRSSSSSSPLLLHPVTPLTAPFPPPRPPLQDMNRLGGASRRARVEGGQLGGDEWTRHGSFVNKPTRGWLHSDSVVSTAGVCYSVRYMGCVEVLQSMRALDFNTRTQVTREAISVVCEAVPGAKGAQRRRKPSSRCMTSILGKSNLQFAGMTISLTISTSSLNLLASDCKQIIANHHMQSISFASGGDPDTAEYVAYVAKDPVNQRACHILECSEGLAQEVISTIGQAFELRFKQYLKNPPKLVTPHDRMAPFDGSAWEEEDDEAAPPPDVPYYNNFPGKQPPPGGLVDMRTRPGATLPYGQPGQNDIHKQPLPPLPVGAKEGGREMFDDPSYVNVDKPRPPVAANGNAHRDAFDMKPFDDALGVSGHGGQSSVTAAPPLVQQLQCEAWFHGSLSRREAERLLTRDGDFLVRESGTTPGQYVLTGQQGGQPKHLLLVDPEGVVRTKDHRFESVSHLISYHMDNRLPIVSAGSEVCLQQPVERRA
- the shc1 gene encoding SHC-transforming protein 1 isoform X2: MELVPKTKYTHFRSESLSSNDETNSNPSSFPPSSPATPLTPSPGLPSSLSSSSLTPILPPSSPRPAENSPTTLCSFFPRMGSLRLGVSTTLLPGLKASSRPQQPQAPVESSGDDRSSSSSSPLLLHPVTPLTAPFPPPRPPLQDMNRLGGASRRARVEGGQLGGDEWTRHGSFVNKPTRGWLHSDSVVSTAGVCYSVRYMGCVEVLQSMRALDFNTRTQVTREAISVVCEAVPGAKGAQRRRKPSSRCMTSILGKSNLQFAGMTISLTISTSSLNLLASDCKQDTAEYVAYVAKDPVNQRACHILECSEGLAQEVISTIGQAFELRFKQYLKNPPKLVTPHDRMAPFDGSAWEEEDDEAAPPPDVPYYNNFPGKQPPPGGLVDMRTRPGATLPYGQPGQNDIHKQPLPPLPVGAKEGGREMFDDPSYVNVDKPRPPVAANGNAHRDAFDMKPFDDALGVSGHGGQSSVTAAPPLVQQLQCEAWFHGSLSRREAERLLTRDGDFLVRESGTTPGQYVLTGQQGGQPKHLLLVDPEGVVRTKDHRFESVSHLISYHMDNRLPIVSAGSEVCLQQPVERRA
- the lenep gene encoding lens epithelial cell protein LEP503, giving the protein MKEVISRGADLSCRTSLVQTHLSDLSSCFFLIDCPPSCLLPDRSPFLCGAMHPQRPLPQAMPSSSLGQHLRDMAMGLGRGKNFLGGNFAYSFIQSVKECLYFLLCCWCIKEILD